A genomic stretch from Pelotomaculum schinkii includes:
- a CDS encoding methyl-accepting chemotaxis protein, producing the protein MKLGIKVMLTFCAITVLNVVISLAGYWWLSGINLAMALIAGSALVLAMGYFLHCSISVSISDLAAECSRVTKAAQEGKLDIRGDAKKVKSDFQEVIHGFNKTLDAVSGPLNLATDYLEHIAKGETALPKITESYNGDYNRIKDSLNACIQEIATLVGEVGVGINAAREGKLGIRANPDKTTGVYRKILRGINDTLDAVIGPLNVAAEYIDRISKGDIPPKITDIYNGDFNEIKDNLNACIDAVNGLLHEADSLINAVGDGRLDARGNAAAYTGDWGKLLGGMNGLIEAVANPVNEMLTVFGKMAVNDFSQKMVKDYTGAWNNLKEAANLVHALLARIQEILDNISKGDLSDLHELKKVGKRSANDELIPAIVGMMEAIQNLVDDANMLAVAAVEGRLDTRADVTKHNGDFRKVVEGVNKTLDAVIGPLNVAAEYVDLISKGNIPPKITDTYQGDFNEVKNNLNGCIDVVNGLLKEVEHLIQAVQDGKLDTRGQAAAFAGDWGELVGGMNGMMEAVCNPVNELIAVLKRMAVNDLTKRMDQEYSGAWDDLKKATNDVNARMTRIRETVINISNGSLIDLEVYKKIGRRSENDGLVPGFIKMIEAIQKLAGDANMLAGAAVEGKLDTRADAVRHDGEYRKIIDGVNRMMDAVINPIHEAAGCLKEMADGNLDVRVAGNYKGDHAIIKNALNTTLEALNKIIKEEAVRCLQEIAEGNLDVAITGDYKGDYACIKDALNKTVNDLNESLGQISIAIEQVNTGAWQVSESSQALSQGAAESAGALEELTSSMQEMNSQTKQNAENAMQANQLATQARGTAEKGNEQMAQMVKAMSDINESAANISKIIKAIDEIAFQTNILALNAAVEAARAGKHGKGFTVVAEEVRNLAQRSAKAAKETAEMIEGSIKKTEVGARIAEETSRALEEIVLGTTKVTDLISEIASASKEQALGIGQINEGLNQVDQVTQQNSAGSEELAAASEEMSSQAAIVKQMLDKFKLKKQASPGVPAGRAPQMPYAAHSRPSQKQTWSSKNKPVRTGALEVAATKDDGVKPQHIIPLDDAEFGNF; encoded by the coding sequence ATGAAACTGGGAATTAAGGTAATGTTGACATTCTGTGCAATTACTGTTCTAAACGTGGTAATCAGCCTGGCAGGTTATTGGTGGCTATCCGGGATAAATTTAGCGATGGCGCTTATCGCTGGTAGCGCATTAGTACTTGCAATGGGGTATTTCTTACATTGCAGCATTTCCGTCAGCATAAGTGATCTGGCGGCAGAGTGCAGCCGGGTGACGAAAGCGGCGCAGGAAGGAAAGCTGGATATCAGGGGGGATGCAAAAAAAGTCAAATCAGATTTTCAGGAAGTTATCCATGGATTTAATAAAACCCTGGACGCAGTGAGCGGCCCGCTGAATTTGGCAACTGATTATTTGGAGCATATCGCCAAGGGTGAAACAGCGCTGCCGAAGATTACCGAAAGCTATAACGGTGACTACAATAGGATTAAAGACAGCTTGAACGCCTGCATCCAGGAGATAGCTACCCTTGTGGGTGAAGTCGGCGTGGGTATTAACGCCGCCCGCGAAGGCAAACTGGGTATAAGGGCAAATCCCGACAAGACAACCGGTGTTTATCGCAAGATCCTCCGGGGTATAAACGATACCCTGGATGCGGTAATCGGCCCGCTGAATGTGGCAGCCGAGTATATAGACCGGATCAGCAAGGGCGACATCCCCCCGAAGATCACCGACATTTACAACGGTGACTTCAACGAGATTAAGGACAACCTGAATGCGTGTATTGACGCCGTAAACGGCCTGCTTCATGAGGCAGACAGCCTGATCAATGCCGTCGGAGACGGCAGGCTGGACGCCCGTGGCAACGCGGCAGCCTATACCGGCGACTGGGGGAAACTGTTGGGTGGTATGAACGGCCTGATTGAAGCGGTAGCCAATCCTGTTAATGAAATGCTGACAGTTTTCGGCAAAATGGCAGTAAATGATTTCAGCCAGAAAATGGTCAAGGATTATACCGGCGCATGGAACAACCTCAAGGAAGCCGCAAACCTGGTCCATGCACTGTTAGCTCGCATTCAGGAAATTTTAGATAATATCAGCAAGGGCGATCTTAGTGACTTGCACGAATTGAAGAAAGTTGGAAAGAGAAGCGCCAACGACGAATTGATTCCTGCCATTGTCGGGATGATGGAGGCAATCCAAAATCTGGTGGATGACGCCAATATGCTGGCAGTGGCGGCAGTGGAAGGCAGGCTCGACACCAGGGCCGATGTGACGAAGCACAATGGCGATTTCCGCAAGGTTGTTGAGGGGGTTAACAAGACCCTGGACGCGGTAATCGGGCCTTTAAACGTGGCGGCTGAATATGTGGATCTGATCAGCAAAGGCAACATTCCGCCGAAGATAACGGATACCTACCAGGGTGACTTCAACGAGGTCAAGAACAACCTGAATGGCTGCATAGATGTCGTGAACGGCCTGCTTAAAGAGGTGGAACACCTTATCCAGGCCGTCCAAGACGGCAAACTGGATACCCGCGGCCAGGCAGCGGCTTTTGCCGGCGATTGGGGTGAACTGGTGGGAGGCATGAACGGCATGATGGAGGCCGTATGCAACCCGGTGAATGAACTTATTGCTGTTCTGAAACGGATGGCGGTTAACGATTTAACCAAAAGGATGGATCAAGAATATTCCGGCGCCTGGGACGACCTTAAGAAAGCCACCAATGATGTTAATGCGCGGATGACAAGAATTCGTGAAACTGTAATTAATATCAGCAACGGTAGCCTTATTGACCTGGAAGTTTATAAGAAAATCGGGCGCAGAAGCGAAAACGACGGATTAGTTCCCGGTTTTATCAAGATGATAGAAGCCATCCAAAAGCTGGCCGGTGACGCCAACATGCTGGCCGGGGCGGCAGTGGAAGGCAAGCTGGACACCCGGGCCGACGCGGTCAGGCACGACGGCGAGTACCGCAAGATCATCGACGGAGTCAACAGGATGATGGACGCCGTAATCAACCCGATTCATGAAGCAGCCGGTTGCCTGAAGGAGATGGCCGACGGCAACCTGGACGTGCGAGTCGCCGGTAATTATAAGGGTGACCATGCCATCATTAAAAATGCTCTCAATACTACACTTGAAGCGCTTAATAAAATCATCAAAGAAGAGGCGGTCAGATGCTTGCAGGAAATAGCTGAAGGCAATCTGGACGTTGCTATCACCGGTGACTATAAGGGTGACTACGCTTGTATTAAAGATGCTCTTAACAAAACTGTTAACGACCTTAATGAGAGTTTGGGACAGATTTCCATAGCTATCGAACAGGTAAACACTGGCGCCTGGCAGGTGTCTGAATCCAGCCAAGCCCTGTCGCAGGGAGCGGCAGAGTCGGCCGGCGCCCTGGAAGAGCTCACTTCCTCCATGCAGGAAATGAACTCCCAGACCAAACAAAATGCTGAAAACGCCATGCAGGCCAACCAGCTTGCCACCCAGGCCAGAGGCACCGCGGAGAAAGGCAATGAGCAGATGGCGCAGATGGTCAAGGCCATGAGCGACATTAATGAATCCGCCGCTAATATATCTAAAATAATCAAGGCAATCGACGAGATCGCTTTTCAAACCAACATACTGGCCTTAAATGCTGCGGTTGAGGCAGCCCGTGCCGGCAAGCACGGTAAGGGCTTTACCGTCGTAGCGGAGGAAGTGAGAAATCTTGCCCAGCGTAGCGCCAAGGCGGCCAAGGAAACTGCCGAGATGATCGAGGGCTCGATCAAGAAGACCGAAGTAGGCGCCAGGATCGCCGAGGAGACCTCCAGGGCACTGGAGGAAATCGTACTGGGCACCACCAAGGTAACTGACCTGATCAGCGAAATAGCCTCTGCCTCGAAAGAGCAGGCTTTGGGTATCGGGCAAATAAACGAGGGTTTAAATCAGGTTGACCAGGTCACGCAGCAGAACTCGGCCGGCTCGGAAGAACTGGCCGCCGCTAGCGAAGAGATGTCCAGCCAGGCCGCGATAGTAAAACAAATGCTGGATAAGTTTAAGCTTAAAAAACAAGCTTCTCCGGGTGTGCCGGCAGGTAGGGCCCCTCAAATGCCGTACGCGGCACACTCGCGTCCTTCTCAGAAACAAACCTGGAGCAGCAAGAATAAACCGGTTAGGACAGGCGCCCTGGAGGTTGCCGCCACAAAAGATGACGGGGTAAAGCCGCAACACATTATTCCTTTGGACGATGCGGAATTCGGCAATTTTTAG
- a CDS encoding chemotaxis protein CheW: MSLNERWDDDPLEEDDEDTQEDKFLTFFLNREEFGIEIRYVMEIIGIQNITEVPDVPRYIKGVINLRGKVIPVMDVRLRFEMEERAYDDRTCIVVICIDEQSVGLIVDRVSEVLDIPKGDIEPPPKGKRGENSRFIQGMGKAGEHVIILLNANQLLFDFTQGDDH, translated from the coding sequence GTGAGTTTAAATGAAAGATGGGACGATGATCCCCTGGAAGAAGATGATGAGGACACTCAGGAGGACAAGTTTCTGACTTTTTTTCTAAACAGGGAAGAATTCGGCATCGAAATCCGCTACGTAATGGAAATAATCGGAATACAGAATATTACTGAAGTTCCGGATGTGCCCCGCTATATCAAGGGAGTAATCAACTTGCGCGGCAAGGTCATCCCGGTCATGGACGTACGGTTGCGTTTCGAGATGGAGGAACGCGCCTATGACGATCGTACCTGTATTGTGGTCATCTGTATCGACGAGCAATCGGTGGGGCTGATTGTCGACCGTGTGTCCGAAGTCCTGGATATCCCCAAGGGTGATATTGAGCCTCCGCCAAAGGGGAAAAGAGGCGAAAACAGCCGTTTTATCCAGGGGATGGGCAAAGCCGGCGAACATGTAATAATTTTATTAAACGCCAACCAATTGCTTTTTGATTTTACTCAGGGAGATGATCACTAG
- a CDS encoding CheR family methyltransferase, which produces MAFTYFFRDMHTLELIIKHVVPYIAGRSKVRVWDAGCAMGPEPYSLAMMFAENLGHFAFRNFHIDATDLDASNQFGKSIFEGVYKEDALRRIPRDYFKKYFQPDGMSGCFKINELIRSKVFYQRHDLLSLQPVGYGFSLVLCKNVLLHFQSSERIEVIKMFHGALAPGGYFAMEQTQKMPQEIEHLFEQVAPDAQLFRKVETV; this is translated from the coding sequence ATGGCTTTTACGTATTTTTTTCGGGATATGCACACGCTTGAACTGATTATTAAGCATGTGGTCCCATATATTGCCGGACGCAGCAAGGTCCGCGTGTGGGACGCCGGCTGCGCCATGGGTCCCGAACCCTATTCCCTGGCGATGATGTTTGCCGAAAATTTAGGACACTTTGCCTTCCGCAATTTTCATATTGACGCCACAGATTTGGATGCCAGCAACCAGTTTGGCAAGAGCATATTCGAAGGAGTATATAAGGAAGACGCTCTCAGGCGGATCCCGCGGGATTATTTTAAAAAGTATTTCCAGCCGGACGGGATGAGCGGCTGTTTCAAGATCAACGAGCTGATTAGAAGCAAGGTTTTTTACCAAAGGCACGATTTGCTCTCCTTGCAGCCGGTTGGGTACGGTTTCAGTCTGGTTTTGTGCAAGAATGTACTGTTGCATTTCCAGTCCTCCGAGCGGATTGAAGTGATCAAGATGTTCCATGGCGCCCTGGCGCCGGGCGGCTACTTTGCCATGGAGCAGACGCAGAAAATGCCGCAGGAAATTGAACACTTGTTTGAGCAGGTGGCGCCCGACGCGCAGTTGTTCCGGAAAGTTGAGACCGTTTAA
- a CDS encoding methyl-accepting chemotaxis protein, whose product MKMENKVMLTFFTTAVLAVLISLAGYFGLSGIHLAAALILGSVLVLAMGFFLHRNISANVSGLVAEHSLLTQAVQEGRLSVRGDASKVNPEFQEIIQGFNKSLDAMNGPLNVAAEYMDKIGKGETRLPIITETFNGDFNKIKDSLNACIHEIGILVDEVGVAINAAREGKLDQRSNAERTVGVYRKILRGVNDTVDALVGPLNMAAEYVDRISKGDMPPVITDDYKGDYNEIKNNLNGCIGSVNGLLEEVNSLIRAVRDGELDTRGNAAVFAGAWGELVVGMNGLLEAVAEPVDELKSVLGRVAVNDLTQKMDKEYNGVWYDLKNATNEVIKCIEHIQATLLNVSVGDLSELEEAKKAGRRSENDRLVPSIIKMMDAIKNLADDAAMLTGAAMAGKLDIRADAARHDGEYRKIIEEFNNTLDAVIGPLNVAAEYVDRISKGDMPPKITDSYNGDFNEIKNNLNTCIDSINSIIEEMGNLYTAHNAGNIDFYIPEESFAGAYREMAAGVNKTVKIHVRNILHIIKIIKAYAEGDFSPVLQKLAGKMAGTNEIVDLVKNNLQSLITEVKNLVQAVRDGRLETRSNAAAFAGDWGQLVGDMNSLMEAVAEPVDELMAVLGRMAVNDFTLNMEKEYSGVWNELKAYANRVTVAIRDLQNTTKKISNGDLSDLDMLKGIGQRSDNDELVPAYIQMIEAIKELVVDANMVAEAVAAGNLAVRADDAKHGGDFRMVVEGLNRTMDAVSEPVNEMLAVVDRVALNDVTLKMEKEYRGAWNDLKNGVNSFIRIITHIQNTVIKISRGDLSELENDKKVGRRCENDELMPAMIKMMESIRGLADDAVMLTGAAMAGKLDVRADVTKHNGEYRRIIEEFNGTLDALIGPLNVAAEYIDRISKGEMPPQITDNYSGDFNEIKNNLNTCIDSISSVVTEMNNLYEAQSAGDADYYIQEEHFSGFYQQMVTGVNQSVKIHVRNTLKILKVVSAYAEGDFSKILEKLPGKQVIANEKMDLIRNNLLSLINEINTLVHDARLGKLDTRGNEAAFAGHWGKLVAEMNGLMEAVAGPVGELQAVLDRLAVNDLTRKMVNEYSGVWDELKGDINSAIDQVANIERVLVNIGNGNLDDLDGLKKIGQRSDNDKLVPAGIHMIEAIRHLLNDAEELAQAAIDGKLDTRADASRHEGEYRKIIDGFNKTLDAVLNPINEAVECLKEMAGGNLDVAVTGNYKGDHAIIKDALNKTLEAINETMGQVTIAMEQVNTGAWQVSDSSQSLSQGAAESASTMEQLTSSMNEMNSQTKQNADNAMQANQLATQARSIAEKGNNQMIQMVRAMSDINESAANISKIIKAIDEIAFQTNILALNAAVEAARAGKHGKGFTVVAEEVRNLAQRSAKAAKETAEMIEGSIQKTEIGAKIAEETSKALEEIVLGTAKVTDLIGEIASASKEQAVGIGQINEGLNQVDQVTQQNSAGSEELAAASEEMSSQAAMVKQMLDKFTLRKQGFTVAPAVAATTKSLVAHQPPVQERNWGIKNKPVKKGVLEVAAAKDAGVKPQDIISLNDAEFGNF is encoded by the coding sequence ATGAAAATGGAAAACAAAGTAATGTTGACGTTCTTTACAACTGCTGTTTTAGCAGTCTTAATCAGCCTGGCAGGTTACTTCGGCCTATCCGGTATACATTTAGCGGCGGCGCTAATCCTTGGCAGTGTGTTGGTGCTTGCAATGGGGTTTTTCTTGCACCGCAATATTTCTGCCAACGTAAGTGGCCTGGTGGCAGAGCACAGCCTTTTGACGCAAGCAGTGCAGGAAGGAAGACTTAGTGTGCGGGGGGATGCAAGTAAAGTCAATCCGGAGTTTCAGGAAATAATCCAGGGATTTAATAAATCCCTGGACGCGATGAACGGGCCGCTAAATGTGGCAGCCGAGTATATGGATAAGATTGGTAAGGGTGAAACAAGGCTGCCGATAATCACTGAAACCTTCAATGGTGACTTCAATAAGATTAAGGACAGCCTGAATGCCTGCATCCATGAGATAGGCATCCTGGTCGATGAAGTAGGCGTGGCTATAAACGCCGCCCGTGAGGGGAAATTAGACCAGAGATCAAATGCTGAAAGGACCGTAGGCGTCTATCGCAAGATCTTACGCGGTGTTAATGATACCGTGGACGCTTTGGTCGGGCCCTTGAACATGGCGGCTGAGTATGTGGACCGGATCAGCAAGGGCGACATGCCGCCGGTAATTACCGATGACTACAAGGGCGACTATAATGAGATTAAAAACAATTTGAATGGCTGCATTGGTTCCGTTAACGGCCTGCTCGAAGAAGTAAACAGTCTAATCCGGGCTGTCCGGGACGGCGAGCTGGATACCCGCGGCAACGCGGCAGTCTTTGCCGGGGCCTGGGGTGAGCTGGTGGTCGGGATGAACGGTTTACTGGAAGCCGTGGCTGAACCGGTTGATGAACTCAAGTCGGTTCTCGGCCGGGTGGCGGTAAATGACCTGACTCAAAAGATGGACAAAGAATACAACGGGGTTTGGTATGACCTCAAGAACGCCACCAACGAGGTTATTAAATGCATAGAGCACATCCAGGCTACGTTGCTTAATGTCAGCGTCGGTGACTTAAGTGAGCTGGAAGAAGCAAAGAAGGCCGGGAGAAGAAGCGAAAACGACCGTTTGGTGCCGTCCATTATTAAGATGATGGATGCGATAAAAAATCTGGCGGATGACGCCGCAATGCTGACCGGGGCGGCAATGGCAGGCAAGCTGGATATCCGGGCTGATGCTGCCAGGCATGACGGCGAGTACCGCAAAATCATTGAAGAATTCAATAATACCCTGGACGCGGTGATCGGGCCTCTGAACGTGGCGGCAGAGTATGTGGACCGGATCAGCAAGGGCGACATGCCGCCGAAGATCACTGACAGCTACAATGGTGACTTTAATGAGATCAAGAATAACCTGAACACCTGTATAGATAGTATCAACAGTATTATTGAAGAAATGGGCAATTTATACACGGCTCATAATGCAGGCAATATTGACTTTTATATTCCGGAAGAGAGCTTTGCAGGCGCCTACCGTGAAATGGCTGCAGGTGTTAACAAGACAGTTAAAATACATGTGAGAAATATTCTTCATATTATCAAAATCATCAAGGCTTATGCCGAAGGGGATTTCTCCCCGGTCCTGCAAAAATTAGCGGGCAAGATGGCGGGAACCAACGAAATAGTGGACCTCGTGAAGAACAACCTGCAAAGCCTGATTACAGAAGTCAAAAACCTGGTCCAGGCCGTTAGAGACGGCAGACTGGAGACCCGCAGCAACGCGGCCGCCTTTGCCGGTGATTGGGGCCAGCTGGTGGGCGATATGAACAGCTTGATGGAAGCTGTTGCTGAACCGGTTGACGAACTGATGGCGGTGCTTGGTCGGATGGCGGTAAATGATTTCACCCTGAACATGGAAAAAGAGTACAGCGGGGTTTGGAATGAACTGAAAGCTTATGCCAACAGAGTTACCGTAGCGATTAGGGATCTCCAGAATACAACGAAAAAAATCAGCAACGGTGACTTAAGCGACCTGGATATGCTTAAAGGAATTGGGCAAAGAAGTGACAATGATGAGTTGGTGCCCGCCTATATTCAGATGATAGAAGCCATCAAAGAACTGGTGGTTGACGCTAACATGGTGGCTGAGGCGGTGGCGGCCGGCAATTTGGCCGTACGCGCCGATGATGCCAAGCATGGCGGTGACTTCCGCATGGTTGTCGAGGGCCTCAATCGTACCATGGATGCGGTCTCCGAACCGGTAAATGAGATGTTGGCGGTGGTTGACCGGGTAGCCTTGAATGACGTGACCCTTAAGATGGAAAAAGAGTATCGCGGCGCCTGGAACGACCTGAAGAACGGTGTTAACAGCTTCATAAGAATTATAACACACATCCAAAATACGGTGATTAAAATCAGCCGCGGTGACTTAAGCGAGCTGGAAAACGATAAAAAGGTTGGGCGGAGATGCGAAAATGACGAGCTGATGCCGGCCATGATTAAAATGATGGAGTCTATCCGGGGGCTGGCCGACGATGCTGTGATGCTGACCGGGGCGGCAATGGCCGGCAAGTTGGATGTCCGGGCCGACGTTACCAAACACAACGGTGAGTACCGCAGGATCATTGAAGAGTTCAACGGCACTCTCGACGCGTTGATCGGGCCGTTGAACGTGGCAGCCGAGTATATAGACCGGATCAGCAAGGGTGAGATGCCGCCGCAGATCACCGACAATTACAGCGGTGACTTTAATGAGATCAAGAACAACCTGAACACCTGTATCGACAGCATCAGCAGTGTTGTGACCGAGATGAACAACTTATACGAGGCGCAGAGCGCAGGCGACGCCGACTATTATATCCAGGAGGAGCACTTTAGCGGCTTTTACCAGCAAATGGTCACCGGCGTCAACCAGTCGGTTAAAATTCACGTCAGGAATACCCTTAAAATCCTTAAAGTAGTTTCAGCTTATGCTGAGGGCGACTTTTCAAAAATACTGGAAAAGCTGCCGGGCAAGCAAGTGATTGCCAACGAAAAGATGGATCTGATCAGGAACAACCTCCTGAGCCTGATCAATGAGATCAACACCCTGGTCCACGACGCCAGGCTGGGTAAGCTTGACACCCGCGGCAACGAGGCGGCCTTTGCCGGCCACTGGGGCAAGCTGGTCGCTGAGATGAACGGCCTGATGGAGGCTGTCGCCGGACCGGTCGGCGAATTGCAGGCGGTGTTGGACCGGCTGGCGGTTAACGACCTGACCCGGAAGATGGTGAACGAGTACAGCGGCGTATGGGATGAACTGAAAGGCGATATCAACAGCGCGATTGACCAGGTAGCGAATATAGAGCGTGTATTGGTAAATATCGGAAATGGAAATCTGGATGACCTGGATGGGCTCAAGAAAATCGGGCAAAGAAGCGACAATGATAAATTAGTGCCCGCCGGTATTCATATGATCGAGGCCATCCGGCACTTGCTCAACGATGCGGAGGAACTGGCCCAGGCGGCCATAGACGGCAAGCTTGACACCAGGGCAGACGCCTCCAGGCACGAAGGTGAGTACCGCAAGATCATCGACGGTTTCAACAAGACCCTTGACGCTGTGCTCAACCCGATTAACGAAGCGGTGGAATGCTTGAAAGAAATGGCCGGGGGCAATCTGGACGTCGCAGTCACCGGTAATTATAAAGGTGATCATGCTATCATTAAAGACGCTCTAAACAAGACCCTTGAAGCTATAAACGAAACCATGGGGCAGGTTACCATCGCGATGGAACAGGTAAATACCGGCGCCTGGCAGGTTTCCGACTCCAGTCAGTCCCTGTCGCAGGGCGCGGCAGAGTCGGCCAGCACCATGGAACAGCTCACTTCCTCCATGAATGAAATGAACTCCCAGACCAAACAAAACGCCGATAACGCCATGCAGGCCAACCAGCTTGCCACCCAGGCCAGAAGTATCGCAGAGAAAGGCAATAATCAGATGATTCAGATGGTCAGGGCCATGAGCGATATTAATGAATCCGCCGCTAATATATCTAAAATAATCAAGGCAATTGATGAGATTGCCTTCCAGACCAATATCCTGGCCTTAAACGCGGCGGTAGAGGCGGCCCGCGCCGGTAAGCACGGCAAAGGCTTTACCGTTGTGGCCGAGGAAGTGAGGAACCTGGCCCAGCGTAGCGCCAAGGCGGCCAAGGAGACCGCGGAGATGATCGAAGGCTCGATCCAAAAGACCGAAATAGGCGCCAAAATTGCCGAGGAAACCTCCAAGGCACTGGAAGAGATCGTGCTGGGCACGGCCAAGGTAACCGACCTGATCGGTGAAATAGCCTCAGCCTCCAAAGAACAGGCTGTAGGTATCGGGCAAATCAACGAGGGCTTGAACCAGGTAGATCAGGTTACGCAGCAAAACTCGGCTGGCTCGGAAGAACTGGCTGCCGCTAGCGAAGAGATGTCCAGTCAGGCTGCGATGGTTAAGCAGATGCTCGATAAGTTTACACTTAGAAAGCAAGGTTTTACGGTCGCTCCGGCAGTTGCAGCCACCACCAAATCGCTTGTTGCGCATCAGCCTCCTGTTCAGGAGCGAAATTGGGGCATTAAGAATAAACCCGTTAAAAAGGGTGTCCTGGAAGTAGCCGCGGCGAAGGATGCCGGGGTAAAGCCGCAAGACATTATTTCTCTGAATGATGCGGAATTTGGCAATTTCTGA
- a CDS encoding CheR family methyltransferase, whose translation MQLTDREFQLISSLVNKICGITLGEKKRSLVAARLQKVLLSGGFGSFQEYYEYIIQDTSGEALLNLVDQISTNHTYFFREKEHFDFLINVALPGISEEQRNTGRRKVRIWSAGCSSGEEPYTLAMILKEYLGGNSLHMDAGILATDISFSVLETAMAGIYPADKMLQVPISYRQRYFSPLKDGNWAVKQCLKDMVLFRRLNLMSREFRFKGLFQVIFCRNVMIYFDKATRRELIEKLHRYTEPGGYLLIGHSETLDREAGLYKYIKPSVYKKI comes from the coding sequence ATGCAGCTTACCGACCGGGAGTTTCAACTGATTAGCAGTCTGGTCAATAAAATTTGCGGGATTACGCTTGGAGAAAAAAAACGCAGCCTGGTTGCCGCGCGCCTGCAAAAAGTGTTGCTTTCAGGCGGGTTCGGCAGCTTCCAGGAGTATTATGAATATATTATCCAGGATACCAGCGGAGAGGCGCTGCTCAATCTGGTGGATCAGATTTCTACTAATCATACCTATTTTTTTCGCGAAAAAGAGCATTTTGATTTTTTAATAAATGTTGCGCTGCCTGGAATTAGTGAAGAGCAGCGGAATACTGGCAGGCGGAAGGTTAGAATCTGGTCTGCCGGGTGCTCTTCAGGGGAGGAACCTTACACCCTGGCGATGATTCTTAAGGAATATCTAGGCGGTAATTCATTACATATGGACGCAGGTATTCTGGCAACTGATATTTCGTTCAGTGTCTTAGAAACAGCTATGGCAGGTATATACCCGGCGGATAAGATGTTACAGGTGCCCATATCATACCGGCAGCGTTATTTTAGCCCTTTAAAAGACGGTAACTGGGCGGTTAAGCAATGTTTGAAGGATATGGTTCTTTTCCGCCGTTTAAACCTGATGAGCCGCGAATTCCGGTTCAAAGGACTTTTTCAGGTGATTTTTTGCCGTAATGTAATGATCTACTTTGACAAAGCCACCCGTCGGGAACTCATCGAAAAGTTACACCGGTATACCGAACCGGGCGGGTATTTGTTAATCGGCCATTCCGAGACGCTAGACCGGGAGGCCGGCTTATATAAATATATCAAGCCTTCGGTATATAAAAAAATATAA
- a CDS encoding protein-glutamate methylesterase/protein-glutamine glutaminase: MKKIKVLVVDDSALVREILARGLAMDRDIEVVGVASDPFIARDKIVRLKPDVLTLDVEMPRMDGVEFLRHLMPQYPLPVIVVSALTRKGAAITLAALEAGAVDVVVKPSTDIARGLDVMLGELRNKVKIAALANVSAWKGSRESIKTIRADSRALAESTDKVIAIGASTGGTEAIRKILQSFTAAIPGVVVVQHMPVGFTKHFADSLNDLCAMEVKEAKTGDRVLPGRVLIAPGDRHMTVRRSGGSYLVDCRSGDKVCGHCPSVEVLFQSVAEFVGANAIGIMLTGMGSDGANGMVAMRRAGARTIAQDETTSVVFGMPKVAYELGGAECLAPLDVIPFTVMNLLAQYKTV, translated from the coding sequence ATGAAAAAGATTAAAGTGCTTGTTGTCGATGATTCTGCCCTGGTAAGGGAAATTCTGGCCCGGGGATTGGCCATGGACCGGGACATCGAGGTGGTCGGGGTGGCCTCCGACCCATTTATAGCCCGCGATAAGATAGTCCGGTTGAAACCGGATGTGCTTACACTTGACGTAGAAATGCCCAGGATGGACGGAGTGGAATTTTTGCGCCATTTGATGCCCCAGTACCCGTTGCCGGTAATTGTGGTTAGCGCCCTCACCAGAAAAGGCGCCGCCATCACTCTTGCCGCCCTTGAGGCCGGAGCTGTTGATGTGGTTGTCAAGCCGAGCACTGACATAGCCCGCGGTTTAGATGTTATGTTGGGGGAATTGCGTAACAAGGTGAAAATTGCGGCCTTAGCGAATGTAAGCGCCTGGAAGGGCAGCCGTGAATCTATCAAAACAATTAGGGCGGACAGCCGGGCTTTAGCCGAATCTACAGATAAGGTGATAGCCATCGGGGCTTCTACCGGAGGGACGGAAGCAATCCGCAAAATATTGCAAAGTTTTACCGCCGCAATACCCGGCGTGGTGGTGGTACAGCACATGCCTGTTGGATTTACCAAACATTTTGCTGACAGCTTAAATGATCTATGCGCTATGGAAGTGAAAGAAGCTAAAACAGGGGACAGAGTATTGCCCGGGCGGGTACTGATTGCGCCGGGTGACCGTCACATGACCGTGCGCCGTTCCGGCGGTTCCTATCTGGTTGACTGCCGGTCAGGTGATAAGGTTTGCGGGCATTGCCCTTCAGTTGAGGTGCTGTTCCAGTCGGTTGCAGAATTTGTCGGGGCTAACGCCATCGGGATCATGCTTACCGGAATGGGCAGTGACGGCGCCAACGGTATGGTGGCTATGCGCCGGGCCGGGGCCAGGACAATAGCGCAGGATGAAACTACATCTGTGGTATTCGGCATGCCGAAGGTCGCTTATGAACTTGGCGGGGCGGAATGCCTGGCTCCGCTGGATGTAATCCCATTTACGGTCATGAATTTACTGGCGCAATATAAAACGGTTTAA